The following proteins are co-located in the Dromiciops gliroides isolate mDroGli1 chromosome 2, mDroGli1.pri, whole genome shotgun sequence genome:
- the ELMO3 gene encoding engulfment and cell motility protein 3 isoform X1 yields MAPPRNVVKIAIQMPGAIPQLIQLDQAKPLAAVLKEVCSAWNLSDPEHYALQYADGYRKYITERNRSEIKNGSILSLSIAPDKEAERLLKALQSGNREVKREALKRLALLAPDLTFAEEVINRDGLQRLGIIIEDGDDLGEVLAHGLRAFSELMEHGVVSWETLSSNFVRKVVSYVNMNLMDASVPQLALGLLESLALSSPDLGQLVKREVPLERLLVHLQVLNQPLQTKAMALLTALLQNASFPDRQTMLDYLWQRNLRQFIYKNIIHSPAPLGDEMAHHLYVLQALTLGLLEPRMRTPLDPYNQEQREQLQALRQAAFELDGESQGSGLSADRRRSLCAREFRKLGFSNSNPAQDLERVPPGLLALDNMLYFSTHAPSAYSRFVLENSSREDKHECPFARSSIQLTLLLCELLRIGEPCSETAQDFSPMFFGQDNSFQELFCVCIQLLNKTWKEMRATQEDFDKVMQVVREQLTRTLALKPSSLELFRTKVNTLSYSEVLRLRQTERMHQEGTMAPPILELRERLKPDLLELIRQQRLLRLCAGTLFRKISSRRRQDKVWFCCLSPNHKMLQYGDVEEGAAYPSPESLPDKLPVAEMRALLLGKDCPHVREKGSGKQNKDICELAFSVSYDAGEEEAYLNFIAPSKREFCLWTDGLSALLGGPMGSEQTRMELELLLAMETKLQLLELENVPIPDQPPPVPPPPTNYNFCYDCSIAEP; encoded by the exons ATGGCCCCCCCAAGGAACGTGGTCAAGATTGCCATCCAGATGCCAGGGGCCATCCCGCAGCTCATCCAGCTGGACCAG GCCAAGCCCCTGGCAGCGGTGCTGAAGGAGGTCTGCAGCGC CTGGAACCTGAGTGATCCGGAACACTACGCCCTGCAGTACGCTGATGGCTATCGGAAGTACATCACTGAGAGG AACCGCTCTGAGATCAAGAATGGAAGCATACTCTCCCTCAGCATTGCCCCG GACAAAGAGGCAGAAAGACTTCTGAAGGCACTACAGAGTGGAAACCGAGAAGTGAAGCGGGAAGCTCTGAAGCGTCTGGCCCTGCTGGCCCCTGATCTGACCTTTGCCGAAGAAGTTATTAACCGAGATGGGCTTCAGCGCCTGGGGATCATCATTGAGGATGGGGACGA tctagGTGAGGTCCTGGCCCATGGACTGAGGGCCTTCTCTGAGCTCATGGAGCATGGCGTGGTATCCTGGGAAACACTCAGTAGCAACTTTGTCAGGAAG GTGGTGTCTTATGTGAATATGAACCTGATGGATGCTTCGGTGCCACAGCTGGCTCTTGGCCTGCtggagagcctggccctcagtaGCCCCGACCTGGGCCAGCTGGTGAAGCGGGAGGTGCCCCTGGAAAGGCTGTTGGTGCATCTGCAGGT GCTGAACCAGCCACTGCAGACCAAAGCCATGGCCTTGCTTACCGCCCTGCTGCAGAACGCCAGCTTTCCCGATCGCCAG ACCATGCTGGATTACCTGTGGCAGAGGAACCTCCGCCAGTTCATTTACAAG aACATTATTCACAGCCCAGCACCCCTTGGGGACGAGATGGCTCATCATCTATACGTGCTGCAGGCCCTCACGCTGGGACTTCTGGAACCACGGATGCGCACACCGCTGGATCCTTATAACCAG GAGCAGCGGGAGCAGCTGCAGGCCCTGCGCCAAGCGGCCTTTGAGCTGGACGGGGAGTCGCAGGGCAGCGGACTGAGCGCCGATCGTCGCAGATCCCTCTGTGCCCGGGAGTTCCGAAAACTCGGTTTCTCT AACAGCAACCCTGCCCAGGACCTGGAGCGAGTCCCGCCAGGACTGCTGGCCCTCGACAACATGCTATACTTCTCCACCCACGCTCCCAGCGCCTACAGCCGG TTTGTGCTGGAGAACAGCAGCCGAGAGGACAAACACGAGTGCCCCTTTGCCCGGAGCAGCATCCAGCTCACCCTGCTGCTGTGCGAGTTGTTGCGCATCGGGGAGCCCT GCTCTGAGACGGCCCAGGACTTCTCGCCCATGTTCTTCGGGCAGGACAACAGCTTCCAGGAGCTCTTCTGTGTCTGCATTCAGCTGCTCAACAAGACCTGGAAGGAGATGCGAGCCACCCAGGAGGACTTTGACAAA GTGATGCAGGTGGTTCGGGAGCAGCTGACTCGGACCCTGGCACTGAAGCCGAGCTCTCTGGAGCTGTTTCGGACCAAGGTGAACACCCTCAGCTACAGCGAGGTGCTGAGGCTCCGGCAGACCGAGCGCATGCACCAGGAAGGCACGATGGCCCCACCCATCCT GGAGCTTCGGGAGAGGCTCAAGCCTGACCTCTTGGAGCTGATCCGTCAGCAGAGGCTACTCCGGCTTTGCGCAGGGACGCTCTTCCGGAAGATCAGCAGCCGCCGGCGACAGG ATAAGGTCTGGTTCTGCTGTCTGTCCCCTAACCACAAGATGCTGCAGTATGGGGATGTGGAGGAAGGAGCAGCCTACCCTTCTCCAGAGAGCCTGCCTGACAAGC TCCCTGTGGCTGAGATGAGGGCGCTGCTGCTGGgcaaggactgtccccacgttcGGGAGAAAGGCTCCGGGAAACAGAACAAG GACATCTGTGAACTTGCCTTCTCGGTCAGCTACGATGCTGGGGAAGAAGAGGCCTATCTCAACTTCATTGCCCCCTCTAAACGAGAG TTCTGCCTGTGGACCGACGGGCTGAGTGCCTTGCTAGGTGGCCCCATGGGCAGCGAGCAGACCCGGATGGAGCTGGAGCTGCTGCTGGCTATGGAAACTAAGCTTCAGCTGCTGGAGTTGGAGAACGTGCCCATCCCTGACCAGCCACCCCCTGTTCCCCCACCACCCACTAACTACAACTTCTGCTACGACTGCAGCATTGCCGAGCCTTAA
- the ELMO3 gene encoding engulfment and cell motility protein 3 isoform X2 produces the protein MFFGQDNSFQELFCVCIQLLNKTWKEMRATQEDFDKVMQVVREQLTRTLALKPSSLELFRTKVNTLSYSEVLRLRQTERMHQEGTMAPPILELRERLKPDLLELIRQQRLLRLCAGTLFRKISSRRRQDKVWFCCLSPNHKMLQYGDVEEGAAYPSPESLPDKLPVAEMRALLLGKDCPHVREKGSGKQNKDICELAFSVSYDAGEEEAYLNFIAPSKREFCLWTDGLSALLGGPMGSEQTRMELELLLAMETKLQLLELENVPIPDQPPPVPPPPTNYNFCYDCSIAEP, from the exons ATGTTCTTCGGGCAGGACAACAGCTTCCAGGAGCTCTTCTGTGTCTGCATTCAGCTGCTCAACAAGACCTGGAAGGAGATGCGAGCCACCCAGGAGGACTTTGACAAA GTGATGCAGGTGGTTCGGGAGCAGCTGACTCGGACCCTGGCACTGAAGCCGAGCTCTCTGGAGCTGTTTCGGACCAAGGTGAACACCCTCAGCTACAGCGAGGTGCTGAGGCTCCGGCAGACCGAGCGCATGCACCAGGAAGGCACGATGGCCCCACCCATCCT GGAGCTTCGGGAGAGGCTCAAGCCTGACCTCTTGGAGCTGATCCGTCAGCAGAGGCTACTCCGGCTTTGCGCAGGGACGCTCTTCCGGAAGATCAGCAGCCGCCGGCGACAGG ATAAGGTCTGGTTCTGCTGTCTGTCCCCTAACCACAAGATGCTGCAGTATGGGGATGTGGAGGAAGGAGCAGCCTACCCTTCTCCAGAGAGCCTGCCTGACAAGC TCCCTGTGGCTGAGATGAGGGCGCTGCTGCTGGgcaaggactgtccccacgttcGGGAGAAAGGCTCCGGGAAACAGAACAAG GACATCTGTGAACTTGCCTTCTCGGTCAGCTACGATGCTGGGGAAGAAGAGGCCTATCTCAACTTCATTGCCCCCTCTAAACGAGAG TTCTGCCTGTGGACCGACGGGCTGAGTGCCTTGCTAGGTGGCCCCATGGGCAGCGAGCAGACCCGGATGGAGCTGGAGCTGCTGCTGGCTATGGAAACTAAGCTTCAGCTGCTGGAGTTGGAGAACGTGCCCATCCCTGACCAGCCACCCCCTGTTCCCCCACCACCCACTAACTACAACTTCTGCTACGACTGCAGCATTGCCGAGCCTTAA
- the LRRC29 gene encoding leucine-rich repeat-containing protein 29, producing the protein MTSTDGRRKCAIALPPNGSARSLDWTTTPSSPCAAAGGRAGERLVAMAESLPPEMLSYILSFLPLSDQKEASLVNRAWYFAAQTALREIDVRYIIPVASASLTLIKSLGRRRVSCISLTDVDSSADASNVLQSISYHLGPHLHSLSLGGGTVTEVSFIELVTSCPGLQVLDLSGCNSLFMSGMLLGQPETAQRVREALANLRELNLSNLRYLADITFTRLSSCAPKLERLSLARCHITFDSHHGLSARQDSSAILSFRNILHFLKERAGHLVALDLSGTNLSPMALQALGQVVGLRLQELTLRGCRDISVEAVATLCRQQRGLTSLDLSGCSELADGALLAVSRGLRGLRHLRMEKLQRLTDAGFSALHGLQELRSLDIAECCLVSGRELAKALEFPKGPPPHFTSLRLAYCSLLKDASVMSLAQGLGSSLKVLDLSSCVSLTNSSLLAISANLPQLTVLRLAWCKEITDSGLLGLVDPGEEKDKGPKLSRNFGDTGFFLPQLPPEPSAHLESPSREAPNKQLSPSLLMLRALQELDLTACSRLTDTSLAKVLRFPHLKQLSLSLLLELTDTGLVAVAKGCPSLEHLALSHCSRLSDRGWAQAAEFWRRLRHLNLSSCNQLTEQTLVTIGKACQRLKVLDVSMCQGISMAAVEHFQAQLPQVTCVQSRFVGGADLAMTL; encoded by the exons ATGCTGTCTTATATATTGAGCTTCCTCCCTCTGTCGGATCAGAAAGAGGCTTCCCTGGTGAATCGGGCCTGGTACTTTGCCGCCCAGACCGCTCTTCGGGAG ATAGATGTTCGGTACATCATCCCTGTGGCATCGGCCTCCCTCACCTTGATCAAGAGCCTGGGCCGCAGACGAGTATCTTGTATCAGCCTTACCGACGTGGACAGTTCTGCTGATGCCAGTAACGTGCTACAATCCATCTCCTACCACCTGGGCCCACACCTGCACAGCCTGTCCCTTGGTGGGGGCACCGTGACGGAAGTTTCCTTTATAGAGCTTGTCACGAGCTGCCCTGGGCTCCAGGTCTTGGACCTCAGTGGCTGCAACAGCCTCTTCATGTCAGGGATGCTCCTGGGCCAACCAGAAACAGCCCAGCGGGTGCGGGAAGCCCTGGCTAACCTCCGGGAGCTCAACCTCTCTAACCTTCGCTACTTGGCAGACATCACCTTCACCCGCCTGAGCAGCTGTGCCCCCAAACTGGAGCGCCTCTCCCTGGCCCGCTGCCACATCACCTTTGACTCCCACCACGGTCTGTCTGCCCGGCAAGACTCTTCGGCCATCCTTTCCTTCCGCAACATACTTCACTTCCTGAAGGAACGGGCTGGTCATCTTGTAGCCCTGGACCTGAGTGGCACGAATCTGTCCCCCATGGCCCTTCAGGCCCTGGGACAGGTGGTGGGACTTCGTCTGCAGGAGCTGACCCTGCGGGGCTGCCGGGACATCTCTGTGGAGGCGGTGGCAACCCTGTGCCGTCAGCAGCGAGGCCTCACCAGCCTGGACCTGAGTGGCTGCTCAGAGCTAGCGGACGGGGCTCTCCTGGCTGTGTCCAGGGGCCTGCGGGGCCTGCGGCATCTGCGGATGGAGAAGCTGCAACGACTGACGGATGCCGGCTTCTCGGCCCTGCACGGGCTCCAGGAGCTGAGGAGCCTAGACATAGCTGAGTGCTGCCTTGTGAGTGGAAGGGAGCTGGCCAAGGCATTGGAGTTCCCCAAAGGTCCCCCACCCCACTTCACATCTCTCAGGCTAGCCTACTGCTCCCTGCTGAAG gACGCTTCAGTGATGTCCCTGGCGCAGGGGCTCGGCTCCAGCCTGAAGGTGCTAGACCTGTCATCCTGCGTGTCTCTCACAAACAGCAGCCTGCTGGCCATCTCGGCCAACCTGCCCCAGCTCACTGTCCTCCGTCTGGCCTGGTGTAAGGAAATCACTGATTCAGGGCTCCTGGGGCTGGTGGATCCAGGCGAGGAG AAGGACAAAGGGCCGAAGTTAAGCAGGAACTTTGGAGACACGGGCTTCTTCCTCCCACAGCTGCCTCCGGAGCCCTCGGCCCACCTCGAGTCCCCCTCCCGAGAGGCTCCCAACAAGCAGCTCAGCCCCTCGCTGCTCATGCTGAGGGCCTTGCAGGAGCTCGACCTCACTGCCTGCAGCAGGCTGACGGACACCAGCCTGGCCAAG GTCCTGCGGTTCCCCCACCTGAAGCAGCTGTCCCTGAGCCTGCTCCTGGAGCTCACAGACACGGGGCTGGTAGCTGTGGCCAAGGGATGTCCCAGCCTGGAGCACCTGGCCCTGAGTCACTGCAGCCGCCTGAGCGACCGGGGCTGGGCCCAGGCGGCCGAATTCTGGAGGAGGCTCCGGCACCTCAACCTCTCCAGCTGCAACCAGCTGACAGAGCA gACGCTGGTCACCATTGGAAAGGCCTGCCAGCGGCTGAAGGTGCTGGACGTGTCCATGTGCCAGGGCATAAGCATGGCTGCCGTGGAGCACTTCCAAGCCCAGCTGCCCCAGGTGACCTGTGTGCAGTCACGCTTTGTTGGGGGGGCAGACCTCGCCATGACCCTCTGA